The Micromonospora siamensis genome contains the following window.
GCGCCAGGCGTTTCTCTGGGTTCAGCTTCGCCCCGGCAGCACGGTCCTGCAGGATGGCGGCCAGTTGGATGAAGCCCATGCGCGGCTTCCCCGGTGAGCCTTGCGAACCCGCCCGGCTTTGCGGCTTGCCGGGGGGCGACGCGGAGACGGTTTCCCCGGCCCGCGGCTTCCGCGACTCCGGCACGGACGGCTTCCACGGCTCAGGGACGATCGGCCCGACGGGTTCCGCATCCCTGGTCGTGGACAAGGTGGCATGGCAGCCGTCGCACATCGGCGCTGACCAGTCCCAGTCGAGGGTAGCGACCGTCTTGGTGGTCGTGTCACGGCCGCAACGGCCACAACGGAAGGTCACCCCTGACTGGAGCCGGTACTGCTGCAGTCGTCCCCGGACGGGAAGCATCTCCCTGATACGCCAGCCGGCCGGGATGTCTCTCGCCATTGCCGCTCCCTCCATCGCCGTCGACTGCAGAGACCGCCGCAGTGTGGGGACAGGTCCACCGTGCTGCTATGCCTTGGGTCGCCGGCCGCGGGTGGCCTTGGGCGGGCGCCACGAGGTCAGCGCGTCGTCGGTGAGGTGGAGGCGGTTGGTGGTCTCGGCGAGGAAGCCGGCGTAAATGTCGGCCGGCGAGGCACCCCACTCCGGGTCGAACTCGCCGTACCACTGGCGTACCCAGGGCAGGATCTCGCGCAACCCCGCGACCAGCGGCAACAGCCGGTCGGCGGCCCAGCCGTCCTCCTGCTCGCGGGCCACGATCAGGGTGGCCAGGGCCTGGGCCTGCTCGCGGTGGTCCCAGCCGGCCCAGCCGACCAGCAGCGACGGATCACCGTCGCGGCTGGCACCCGGGTACGACACGAACCGCTCCTTGGGTACGTCGAGCTTGCCCCGGTGCCGCCAGTAGCTGGTCTTGAGGAAGTCCGCCGAGGTGTACTTCGGCGGCACCGGGATCTGCTTGCGGAACTCCCGCTTCGCCGCCTCGTCGGGCAGCGCGTCCTCCTGCCGCTGCAGGTCCCACACCTGCTCCCAGTCGGCGCGCTTGCTCAGGCCGGAGTCCTTGTAGCGCAGCGCGGCCAGGTGCGGCACGTGCTCGTCGGCGACCAGGTCGGCGATCACCTTGCCGAGATCCTGACCGGGCGCGTAGAGGTTGGCGACGGTGAGCACGTCGTCGTCGCGGCGCAGCTCGTCGGCGAGCTGGGCGGTGGTCAGCGGGCGCGGCTGCTCCAGCCCGTCGACGTGCTGGTACCACAGCTCGCGCGCCTCACACCGGTCCAGCAGCCAGTCGCGCAGCGCCTTCGCCTGCATCGCGTCCCAGCCAGTCGTCTCCCAGGTGCGCTTGTTGTCGGGCCGCTCGATCAGAGCGATGTTGCGATTGCCCTCGATGACCGCGATCCGCCGCTCCACGATCGCCCGGTACTCATCCGACCAGTGGGCCGGCAGCTCAGTGATGGGCGTTGAACCAAAGTCCTGGAACCATCGCGTCTTTGCTTCACCCGCCGCGACCCTGCGGGCGAGGACGATCTCGAATGCCCGCTCTCCCACCTTCAACGCCGGCACCGAGCCGGCCGGGACGGTCAACTCGTCGTCCAGCAGCCCGTAGAGCGAGTGGACTTGCCAGTCCAACTCCTCCTGCAAGGCGATCATCCCCGCCCGGACCGAGTGCCACTCATCGCGAGCGGCAGCGAGTCGGTCGCGGGTGGGCATGCCAAGGGCCGCAACCGCCGCGGGGGTCAGGTTGGAAAGCCGCTGCGCCAGGCCGTCGATCGCCCGGCTCAATTCGAGGGGGTACGCAGACGGCAGTGGAAACTCCTGCAGCTTGGTGCCAGTAAATTCGTAGAAGTCCCGCCACTTCTCACCCTTTGAATAGCCACCGCCAGGCCCACCCTTGTTGTGGCTGACCTGCTTCAGCCAGAAGCAGGCGGTCGAGCTGTTTAGTATTCCAAGGAGTTGCAGGTGATCGTCCTCGGAGGCCCCTGAAGACAACTTGATCACTGGCGCAGAACGGTTGAAGACCTTACCGCCACGGTCCAAAACGAAGTGGTTGTGGGTAGCAACAAATGCCAGGCAAATGGTCCATTCGTGCGCGCCGGGATCCCGCGTGAGTTGATGCCATTCGTGCCAGGGCCGCCCCTCAGCGAAGTAGGTTACCTTGGCAAAGGTCGCCCGATTACCCAAAACGGTTCGGTTCGGCCAGAGCCAGCGGTGCCATGCGCTGGTGTGATCAAGAGGACGCAGTTGGAAGTCTGTCGTATAGGGGAAGAAGGCCCAGTCACCCTCATCGCAAGTCCAGTCGCGCACCTCGTCTCCAACGACCAGCCGACTACTAAACTCCAGATCTCCAACCCGCCGAAGCCAAACCCGCCGGCTCGCATGCATTGCCTCGTCGGCATTCGACATACCCAAGACACCGACACGAGCCACCTTTCCTCTTAGCTCAAGTCGGCTCCCATCGATGAGGGACTTGACATCGCCTGCCCCACCGCCGCTCAGGCTCCAAGGGAAGGTCCCGAGCTGGACACGCGGAGTATCCGCAGCAGTAATCCACTGACTTTCCGAACCAGGGCTGTGGATCTGATCGACGATGGCCTGCCAGACAAGGCCCTGGCTGGGGTCCGTGGGCGGGCTTGGTTCGCCGCGGATGCCCATGACCGTGCGGATGGTGCCCGCTCGGGCGCGGTTGGTGTTGCGGCCGACCAGGATGACGGTTGGCGTACCGTGGCCGGGAATGTAGGCACCCGACGTGTCGATGACGTGGGTCAGGTTGACGTCGATCGCAAACAGCTTTTCGATCATCTTCTTGCCGAACTCGCGCTTCATGAACGAGTTGGCGGTGATCTGCCCGACGTGCCCGGCCCCCTTACCGTCTCCGTCGCCCAACTTCGCGAACTGGAAGAACCGCTGGGCGAACGGCACCGACAGGGCGTACTTGCCGGAGCAGGCGTCGTACATCTCGCGGTATGCCTCGTTGAGGCCCTTGTCCTTGACCGTGATGTAGGGCGGGTTACCGACGACGACGTGATACCGGCCGGGGGTGAGGATGCCCGAGTGCTCCCGCACGTCCTCGGTGGCGTAGGCGAACTCCGTCATTGGGTCTTCGCCGAAGAGCATGGCCTGTCGCCGCTTAATCAGCGAGTCGCCGACCGCGAGGTGCATCGGGAAGACGTACCCGGCCGAGTCACCGAACGTCTTGACGCCGCTTGCGCGGAGGGCGGCGACCAGCAGGCGAAAGCGGGCGATGGCTACCGCGAACGGGTTGATGTCGACGCCGTGGACGGCATCGAGGGCGAGGCGTACCCGCTCGTGGGGGTCGCGGTTGGGCGCGTGCTGCTCCCACTCCTTCAACAGACGGTGGAAGGCACCGAGGACGAAGTGGCCCGAGCCACAGGTCGGATCGATCATCTTGGCCACGTCGTGGCCGAACTCGGCGATCGCCGGAGTCAAGGTCAGGTCGAGGATGAACTCCTCGACGAACTCCGGCGTCTGGAGCAGGGCGTAGGTCTTGCGGGCCGCCTCGGAGAGGTCCTGGTAGAGGTCGCCGAGGAAGCGGGTGTCCCACTCCGGGTCCGCGAAGTCGTGCACCAGGCCGCCGATCTCGCCGCGCCGGCGCCAGAAGCCGATCAGCTCCTTGGCCGCGTCGTGCGACAGCGGGATCTGGTAGAGCGGGTTGTGCCGCTTGTCGAAGAGCGACTTGCCGGCCTGGGTGCTGGCGATGGCGTCGAAGCCCTGCTCCAGCCAACCGCGCAGGGTTTCCTTGGGCCGGTCGCGAAAGAACTGCGCCTCGGCCTCCTCGGCCAGCACCAGGCGATCCCCCGCCCCGGCCAGGTACGGGTCGGGCAGCAGGCCGTTGTCCTCGCAGAAGCGTACGAAGACGGTGCCGAGCACCCACGCGACGGCGACCTGGGTGACCCGCTCGTCCCGCCAGGCCGCCCAGGTGGCGGCGGTACGCCCGACCTTGAAGGCGTGGTCGTACTCACCACGCAGGCGGAGGCGCACCTCCTCGACCGACTCGGCCTGCTCTCGCAGGTCCTTTTCCAGGTTCTTGACCTGCTTCTGCAGGTCGGACAAGAGCAGCTTCCGGTCGATCACGCGAAGACTCTAACCGTCCCGCTCACGGGACGGGGGTACCCGTAAGGCCTAATCCGGCCGGCGGGTCGCTACCTACGGCTCCCGCATCCAGAGCTTTGGATCGTTGATGAAGATGCCCTTGCCCTGGTGCCGCCAGATCACGCGCAGCGCTTCGAGCCGGACGTAGACCTGCTTGACCGTCGACGGACTGACCTTGTGCGTCGCGGCGAGCTGGGCGATCGAGGGCAGCTTGTCCCCCGGCTTGAGCTTCTTCGCCCTAATGTCGGCGACGATCTCGTCGGCAATACGGATGTAGTCGGCGGTAATCGGCATGACTCCCCCTGCGTGGCATGCCAATTCGATCACGCAAGGACACCCGTCAACAACTCTACGTTTGACTAAGGCGACTGGGACAGCTAAGTTGGCTTCTGCCTCTCCCCTTGCGTGGCAACAAGGCACAGAGGTGATCCCCTGGTCGGGGCGGGTGCGCGTGCCCGTCCCGACCCACCGGACTGCTCCGCTGTCGTACCGCTGAATGGAGCTGCGGCGGCCGAGCGGGCGGGCCGTCCGCGGCCCCCGCGCGGACGGCCCGCCCTTCCACACCCCCTGCCGGGAGCCGCCGCGCTTCCGCCCGCCCGCAGAGAGGATCGTCGTGGCTCAGGTGTATCGAGGTGGCCAGCCCTACCCGGCCGGTCACCCGGGCCGGTCGACGCCGCACGAGGTGCGGACCCGCGAGTTCGCCGCGCGCCGGCGCGGCGTCGACCCTGATGAGGTACGCGAGTTCCAGGCCCGGGTGGCCGACGAGCTGGCCGCCCTCAACGAGGCGGTACGGCTGCTCAGCCAGGAGAACGACCGGATCAAGCGGGCGCTGCGCGACTGGCAGACCATGCACGCGCGGGAGTGCCGCCCACCGAACTCCGGTCACTGGTGACCGCGCGGCCCTCCCCCGGCGACCTGCTCACCATCGACGGCCGGGCCTCGGTGCAGTTCGCCGGGGACCGCGCCTTGACCTTCCGCGTCGTCTCGGTCTCCGACCAGCCGACCTACCACGGCTGGATCTGGCTGACCGGCTACGTGCTCAACCGGCGCGGCGAGGCGACCGCCAAGCGCGAGGTCTACGTCCAGCTCGCCGGCCTCCGCCCCGCGGCCGTCACACCAACCGCGCCACGGCGACAACGGAGCGGCGATACCGGGACCTATGCTCGTCGCGATGACGAACGCAACTCCCGCTCAGGTCTCGGCGGCTCGCGGCTGCATGCTCGGGCTGACGCTCGGTGACGCCCTCGGTGCCACTGCCGGAACGATCCCGGACAGCGGGCTGCTCAAGGCCACGAGCGCCGGCCAGCTCGCCTGCTTCACCGCCGAGGGGATCATCCGGGGGCATATCCGTTCTGTGCTCAAGGGAAACAGCCACCACCCTCGCGGCCAGGTGTGGCACGCCTACCACCGCTGGGCGACCATGCAGGGCATCACCGGGATCAAGCGCTGGCAGGACCAGGGCTGGCCTGACGGCTGGCTGGCGGACGTGCCCGCCTTGGCGGCTCGGAGAGGATCGGCACCGGCGACAGTCGCTGCCCTGCAAGGCTCGATGACGGGGACGGTGGAGACGCCGGCCGCGACGAGCGTGGGTGCACACGGCCTCACCCGCAGCCTGCCCGCCGGCCTGTGCGACTGGGGGGGGATCGCCCCCGGGCCCCTTCGCCGCCGACGTCGCCGCCCTCGCACATGCAGCCGAGGCGCAGAGCGCTGCGGCGATCGGCGCCACGATCATGGCGTACTGCGGAAAGAGCGGCCGTTTCGAGGAGGCGGTGGCCGGTGCCGTACTCGAGTGTCGCAACCTCCCGGCAGGCCCCACCCACCTTCCTCCCGTCACTGAGGCGCTGGCCGCCGCCCGAGCCACGCCGGCAGACCCGGCTGTACTGGCCCGCTTGGCTCCCAAGGCCACGGCCGTGTCGGCGCTGGCCGGAGCCGTGTACGTCGTGGCGTCCCACCCCGAGCGTGAGCAGGTTGGACAGGCTCTGCTGTTCGCCGCGTCCACGGCGTTTGGGAGGCACGTCGCGCCTGCGGCAGGCGCCTTCCTGGGCTCGCTACACGGCGCGGATGCGCTACCCCAGGGCCTGGTCTCCCGCCTGGAGTTGGCGTGGGTGGCTGACGTCCTCGCCCGTGATCTGGTCACGGAGTTCGTGGACGGACCGGCAGGCAGCGGGTATGAGGCGCCAGCCAACCCGTATTGGTGGGAACGCTACCCGGGCTGGTAGCCCCCGCAGCGCCCGTGCGCTGCCTCGCCGCTCCGTGCCCGGTTCCGGGCCCAGGTCAGCAGGAGTCACACGTACCGCTGACGGGGAGCTGGACGAAACAGGTGGGGCA
Protein-coding sequences here:
- the pglX gene encoding BREX-2 system adenine-specific DNA-methyltransferase PglX, yielding MIDRKLLLSDLQKQVKNLEKDLREQAESVEEVRLRLRGEYDHAFKVGRTAATWAAWRDERVTQVAVAWVLGTVFVRFCEDNGLLPDPYLAGAGDRLVLAEEAEAQFFRDRPKETLRGWLEQGFDAIASTQAGKSLFDKRHNPLYQIPLSHDAAKELIGFWRRRGEIGGLVHDFADPEWDTRFLGDLYQDLSEAARKTYALLQTPEFVEEFILDLTLTPAIAEFGHDVAKMIDPTCGSGHFVLGAFHRLLKEWEQHAPNRDPHERVRLALDAVHGVDINPFAVAIARFRLLVAALRASGVKTFGDSAGYVFPMHLAVGDSLIKRRQAMLFGEDPMTEFAYATEDVREHSGILTPGRYHVVVGNPPYITVKDKGLNEAYREMYDACSGKYALSVPFAQRFFQFAKLGDGDGKGAGHVGQITANSFMKREFGKKMIEKLFAIDVNLTHVIDTSGAYIPGHGTPTVILVGRNTNRARAGTIRTVMGIRGEPSPPTDPSQGLVWQAIVDQIHSPGSESQWITAADTPRVQLGTFPWSLSGGGAGDVKSLIDGSRLELRGKVARVGVLGMSNADEAMHASRRVWLRRVGDLEFSSRLVVGDEVRDWTCDEGDWAFFPYTTDFQLRPLDHTSAWHRWLWPNRTVLGNRATFAKVTYFAEGRPWHEWHQLTRDPGAHEWTICLAFVATHNHFVLDRGGKVFNRSAPVIKLSSGASEDDHLQLLGILNSSTACFWLKQVSHNKGGPGGGYSKGEKWRDFYEFTGTKLQEFPLPSAYPLELSRAIDGLAQRLSNLTPAAVAALGMPTRDRLAAARDEWHSVRAGMIALQEELDWQVHSLYGLLDDELTVPAGSVPALKVGERAFEIVLARRVAAGEAKTRWFQDFGSTPITELPAHWSDEYRAIVERRIAVIEGNRNIALIERPDNKRTWETTGWDAMQAKALRDWLLDRCEARELWYQHVDGLEQPRPLTTAQLADELRRDDDVLTVANLYAPGQDLGKVIADLVADEHVPHLAALRYKDSGLSKRADWEQVWDLQRQEDALPDEAAKREFRKQIPVPPKYTSADFLKTSYWRHRGKLDVPKERFVSYPGASRDGDPSLLVGWAGWDHREQAQALATLIVAREQEDGWAADRLLPLVAGLREILPWVRQWYGEFDPEWGASPADIYAGFLAETTNRLHLTDDALTSWRPPKATRGRRPKA
- a CDS encoding winged helix-turn-helix domain-containing protein, with amino-acid sequence MPITADYIRIADEIVADIRAKKLKPGDKLPSIAQLAATHKVSPSTVKQVYVRLEALRVIWRHQGKGIFINDPKLWMREP
- a CDS encoding DivIVA domain-containing protein, with translation MAQVYRGGQPYPAGHPGRSTPHEVRTREFAARRRGVDPDEVREFQARVADELAALNEAVRLLSQENDRIKRALRDWQTMHARECRPPNSGHW